From the genome of Mesorhizobium japonicum MAFF 303099, one region includes:
- a CDS encoding c-type cytochrome — protein sequence MLRAVSSASLLLIATSIAAHAGDDPVQGKHVFNRCVACHEAATDRDKVGPHLKGVVGRTAGTAESFLGHYSEAMKSAGAAGLVWDEANLTEYLRAPKLKVPGNKMAFGGLTNDDDIANVIAYLKADPKP from the coding sequence ATGCTTCGAGCCGTTTCCTCAGCCAGCCTTCTTCTCATTGCCACTTCCATTGCCGCCCATGCCGGCGACGACCCGGTGCAAGGCAAGCACGTCTTCAACCGCTGCGTGGCCTGCCATGAGGCGGCCACCGACCGCGACAAGGTCGGCCCGCATCTGAAGGGTGTGGTCGGACGCACCGCCGGCACAGCCGAGAGCTTCCTTGGCCATTATTCCGAAGCCATGAAGAGTGCGGGCGCTGCCGGTCTCGTCTGGGACGAGGCAAATCTCACCGAATATCTCAGGGCACCCAAGCTCAAGGTTCCCGGCAACAAAATGGCTTTTGGTGGCCTGACGAATGATGACGACATCGCCAATGTCATCGCCTATCTGAAGGCCGATCCGAAGCCCTGA
- a CDS encoding DMT family transporter — translation MKDLPTSRFPAASLALAMMIAGTVGAFVTEAGLHPVTIVFWRCVFGAMFLGAWCLLRGYLPDRTLSPSRLALAALAGACMVLSWTAFFAGFAMTSIATTTIVYHVQPFFVVIIGVVFLKERISLDQMLWMLGAFLGVVLASGLVVSHAQASAAWALGIALTLVAALLYAVATILAKGLGQQRAEVTVLCQTIIGIVMLAPFAGIGQHVPAHSWGWLVSIGVLHTGIAYVLMNSAFPRLTTPVIGIITFIYPVVAIIIDWAVYGHPLGPAQAAGMALIALATLGVRLGWRFPLRRVSAA, via the coding sequence ATGAAGGACCTGCCAACTTCCCGTTTTCCGGCCGCGAGCCTGGCCTTGGCGATGATGATTGCCGGCACGGTTGGCGCCTTTGTCACGGAAGCCGGGCTTCATCCCGTGACGATCGTGTTCTGGCGCTGCGTGTTCGGCGCCATGTTCCTCGGCGCATGGTGCCTGCTCCGGGGCTACCTGCCGGACAGGACGCTGTCGCCGTCCCGCCTCGCGCTGGCTGCACTTGCCGGCGCTTGCATGGTGCTGAGCTGGACGGCCTTCTTCGCCGGCTTCGCCATGACGTCGATCGCCACGACGACGATCGTCTATCACGTGCAGCCGTTCTTCGTCGTCATCATCGGGGTGGTCTTCCTCAAGGAGCGCATCTCGCTCGACCAGATGCTTTGGATGCTTGGCGCGTTCCTTGGCGTCGTGCTGGCCAGCGGCCTGGTGGTTTCGCATGCGCAGGCCAGTGCGGCATGGGCGCTGGGCATCGCGCTGACGCTGGTCGCCGCGCTGCTCTACGCGGTGGCGACGATCCTCGCCAAGGGCCTGGGCCAGCAGCGCGCCGAGGTCACCGTGCTTTGCCAGACGATCATCGGGATCGTCATGCTCGCGCCCTTCGCCGGCATCGGCCAGCATGTTCCGGCGCATTCATGGGGCTGGCTGGTCAGCATCGGCGTGCTGCACACCGGCATTGCCTATGTGCTAATGAACTCGGCCTTTCCGCGCCTGACGACGCCGGTGATCGGCATCATCACCTTCATCTATCCGGTCGTTGCCATCATCATCGACTGGGCAGTCTATGGGCATCCGCTCGGGCCGGCGCAGGCAGCCGGCATGGCGCTGATCGCCTTGGCGACGCTCGGTGTCCGGCTGGGCTGGCGGTTTCCGCTGAGGCGTGTCTCGGCGGCCTGA
- a CDS encoding choline ABC transporter substrate-binding protein produces the protein MSRMNSFVAGLGLAALLSTSAAFAGDAESCKTVRLSDVGWTDIQATTGLASVLLTALGYEPKVIQLSVPVTMASLKNKDLDVFLGNWMPSMTNDIKDYTADGSVETISTNLTGAGYGIVVPTYVADAGVKSLTDLGKFKDKFNGKIYGIEAGNDGNRIILDMIKNPKDNLEGFELVESSEAGMLTQAEQSMKNNEWIAFLGWTPHPVMGAMKITYLDGMGDSGFGAATVFTNVRKGYTTECPNAGKFIANLKFNLDMEGQMMDAILKGADAQTVATDWLKKNPDAVKPWIAGVTTFDGGDAAAAVKTALGS, from the coding sequence ATGTCGCGTATGAATTCCTTCGTCGCCGGCCTCGGCCTGGCGGCTCTGTTGTCCACGAGCGCCGCCTTCGCCGGTGACGCCGAAAGCTGCAAGACCGTGCGGCTTTCCGATGTCGGCTGGACCGACATCCAGGCCACCACCGGCCTCGCCTCGGTGCTGCTCACCGCGCTCGGCTACGAGCCGAAGGTGATCCAGCTGTCGGTGCCGGTGACCATGGCTTCGCTGAAGAACAAGGACCTTGACGTCTTTCTCGGCAACTGGATGCCGTCGATGACCAACGACATCAAGGATTACACCGCCGATGGCTCGGTCGAGACCATCAGCACGAACCTGACCGGCGCCGGCTACGGCATCGTCGTGCCGACCTATGTCGCCGACGCCGGCGTCAAGTCGCTGACCGACCTTGGCAAGTTCAAGGACAAGTTCAACGGCAAGATCTACGGCATCGAAGCCGGCAATGACGGCAACCGCATCATCCTCGATATGATCAAGAACCCGAAGGACAATCTCGAGGGCTTCGAGCTGGTCGAATCCTCGGAGGCCGGCATGCTGACGCAGGCCGAGCAGTCGATGAAGAACAATGAGTGGATCGCCTTCCTCGGCTGGACGCCGCATCCGGTGATGGGCGCCATGAAGATCACCTATCTCGACGGCATGGGCGACAGCGGCTTCGGCGCGGCCACCGTGTTCACCAACGTGCGCAAGGGCTACACCACCGAATGCCCGAATGCCGGCAAGTTCATCGCCAACCTGAAGTTCAATCTGGACATGGAAGGCCAGATGATGGACGCGATCCTCAAGGGCGCTGACGCTCAGACGGTCGCCACCGACTGGCTGAAGAAGAATCCGGACGCGGTCAAGCCATGGATCGCCGGCGTGACCACCTTCGACGGCGGCGACGCCGCGGCGGCCGTCAAGACCGCGCTCGGAAGCTGA
- a CDS encoding LysR substrate-binding domain-containing protein has translation MAAPLDLNLLKTFVAVVESGSLSNAAPRVGRSQSAVSMQMQRLEEMVGNQLLVRGPRTVTPNAIGEDFLIYARRLLKLSDEAWASVTRPKETGSVRLGVPDDYAAFLLPPVLSRFAEDHPLVTVELICEQSTALVKTLAEGRLDLAIVTRLPDQPLDVIRLERFVWVASPNHVAWQTDPLPVALFEPGCAARMNVLQALGEADRSYRCTYSSASLLGLIAVVQAGLAVAGLAQRSVPPSLRIIGGNEGLPVLPDLEIGILRNPLSSTPAVDRLHDFLRRDLAQQA, from the coding sequence ATGGCTGCTCCGCTTGACCTCAATCTCTTGAAAACCTTCGTCGCCGTCGTCGAGAGCGGCAGCCTGTCCAATGCGGCACCTCGGGTCGGCCGCAGCCAGTCGGCGGTCAGCATGCAGATGCAGCGGCTGGAGGAGATGGTGGGCAACCAGCTTCTGGTGCGCGGACCGAGAACGGTTACCCCCAACGCCATCGGCGAGGATTTTCTCATCTATGCGCGCCGGCTGCTGAAGCTGTCGGATGAGGCCTGGGCGAGTGTCACGCGACCGAAGGAGACGGGCAGCGTGCGCCTTGGCGTGCCGGACGACTATGCCGCCTTCCTTCTGCCACCTGTGCTATCGCGTTTTGCCGAGGACCACCCGCTGGTGACGGTGGAACTGATCTGCGAACAGTCGACCGCGCTGGTGAAAACCCTGGCGGAAGGACGGCTCGACCTGGCGATCGTCACTCGCTTGCCGGACCAGCCGCTCGACGTCATCCGGCTTGAGCGTTTCGTCTGGGTCGCCTCGCCGAACCATGTCGCCTGGCAGACCGATCCCTTGCCTGTCGCCCTGTTCGAGCCCGGCTGTGCCGCCAGGATGAATGTCCTGCAGGCGCTTGGCGAAGCTGACCGGTCTTACCGTTGCACCTATTCCAGCGCCTCCTTGCTTGGCCTGATCGCGGTCGTGCAGGCCGGACTCGCCGTCGCCGGTCTGGCGCAGCGCAGCGTACCGCCATCGCTGCGCATCATCGGCGGCAATGAAGGGCTTCCCGTGCTGCCGGATCTCGAAATCGGCATCCTGCGCAACCCGCTGTCGAGCACGCCGGCGGTCGATCGGCTGCATGATTTCCTGCGCCGCGACCTCGCACAGCAAGCCTGA
- a CDS encoding Fic family protein: protein MTPAGTVFAKKRQLDALRKRGRPGALDGLEHSQRIDITYTSNAIEGNTLTAGETALVLEKGITISGKPLKDHLEAVDHARALNWVLEIASQSSTPIVEADIRNLHHLVVANTKPEIAGRYADSARYVNTDAGVYDFPPPMDVPALMERFCQWLGTARNTPQTAFEAHRRLVDIHPFNDGNGRTARLLMNLVLARAGYPPVAIRPEDRPAYIAALETAQRGGGHAAFDRLLFDRLDQTLDMYLDAARQAQASSAEAGKVIPIRS from the coding sequence ATGACGCCTGCAGGCACGGTTTTCGCCAAGAAGCGGCAGCTCGACGCCCTCAGGAAGAGAGGCCGCCCAGGCGCCCTGGACGGCCTGGAGCACAGTCAGCGGATCGACATCACCTATACGTCGAACGCGATCGAGGGCAACACGCTGACAGCGGGCGAGACCGCCCTGGTCCTGGAGAAAGGCATCACGATCAGCGGCAAGCCGCTCAAGGATCATCTCGAGGCCGTCGACCACGCAAGGGCGTTGAACTGGGTGCTGGAAATCGCGTCCCAAAGCAGTACGCCAATCGTCGAAGCGGACATCCGCAACCTGCACCATCTGGTTGTGGCAAATACCAAACCCGAAATCGCTGGCCGCTACGCCGACAGCGCGCGCTACGTGAATACGGATGCCGGCGTCTATGATTTCCCACCCCCTATGGACGTTCCTGCACTGATGGAGAGGTTTTGCCAATGGCTGGGCACGGCACGAAATACGCCGCAAACCGCCTTTGAGGCGCATCGGCGATTGGTCGATATTCATCCCTTCAACGACGGCAATGGCCGCACGGCGCGCCTTTTGATGAATCTGGTGCTGGCACGCGCGGGCTACCCGCCCGTGGCGATACGCCCGGAAGATCGCCCAGCCTATATCGCCGCGCTTGAAACGGCCCAGCGTGGCGGCGGTCACGCAGCGTTTGACCGGTTACTTTTCGACCGGCTGGATCAGACGCTGGATATGTATCTCGACGCCGCGCGCCAGGCGCAGGCTTCTTCCGCCGAAGCCGGCAAGGTAATCCCGATAAGGAGCTGA
- the choV gene encoding choline ABC transporter ATP-binding protein, which yields MTVAVDFKNVDIVFGADQAGSLAMIDKGATRAEILEKTGNVLGCAGASLTVHEGEISVLMGLSGSGKSTLLRAVNRLNVVSRGQVLVKDGDKIVDVVTCDEPTLRRLRQKQVAMVFQQFGLLPWRTVEENVGLGLELAGVPEAERKERVHRQLKLVNLDQWSKKYAHELSGGMQQRVGLARAFATEAPILLMDEPFSALDPLIRTKLQDELLQLQAELKKTIIFVSHDLEEALKIGSHITIMEGGRIVQTGAPEDIVLRPANDYVRDFIANVNPLSVLTAWNVMRDRRDLEHGDNGWVWLDRRKTTRFKIDDHGLVAAAERDGKPAVWVSCADVEAQSEEAAQVFWANPGTSLKTVMLAMHRSQTAPVALFDEQSRFVGAIGIRDVLSAVLRR from the coding sequence ATGACCGTCGCCGTCGATTTCAAGAACGTCGATATCGTCTTCGGCGCCGACCAGGCCGGCTCGCTGGCGATGATCGACAAGGGCGCCACGCGCGCCGAAATCCTGGAGAAGACCGGCAATGTGCTGGGCTGCGCCGGCGCCAGCCTGACCGTGCACGAGGGCGAGATCTCGGTGCTGATGGGCCTGTCGGGCTCCGGCAAGTCGACGCTGCTTCGAGCCGTCAACCGGCTCAACGTGGTGTCGCGCGGCCAGGTGCTGGTCAAGGACGGCGACAAGATCGTCGACGTCGTCACCTGCGACGAGCCGACCTTGCGGCGCTTGCGCCAGAAGCAGGTGGCCATGGTGTTCCAGCAGTTCGGCCTGCTGCCATGGCGCACGGTGGAGGAGAATGTCGGCCTCGGCCTCGAACTCGCCGGTGTTCCGGAAGCTGAGCGCAAGGAGCGCGTCCATCGCCAGCTCAAGCTGGTCAATCTCGACCAGTGGTCGAAGAAATACGCGCATGAGCTGTCGGGCGGCATGCAGCAGCGCGTCGGCCTGGCGCGGGCCTTTGCCACCGAGGCGCCGATCCTGTTGATGGATGAGCCGTTCTCGGCGCTCGACCCGCTGATCCGCACCAAGCTTCAGGATGAGTTGCTGCAGCTGCAGGCCGAGCTGAAGAAGACCATCATCTTCGTCAGCCATGACCTGGAAGAGGCGCTGAAGATCGGCAGCCACATCACCATCATGGAGGGCGGGCGCATCGTCCAGACCGGCGCGCCGGAAGACATCGTGCTGCGCCCCGCCAATGACTACGTCCGCGACTTCATCGCCAATGTGAATCCGCTCTCGGTGCTGACCGCCTGGAACGTCATGCGCGACCGCCGCGACCTCGAACACGGCGACAATGGTTGGGTGTGGCTCGACCGGCGCAAGACGACGCGCTTCAAGATCGACGATCACGGCCTTGTGGCTGCCGCGGAACGCGACGGCAAGCCGGCGGTGTGGGTGTCCTGCGCCGATGTCGAGGCCCAGTCGGAGGAAGCAGCGCAAGTGTTCTGGGCCAATCCCGGCACGTCGCTGAAAACCGTGATGCTGGCCATGCACCGTTCGCAGACCGCACCGGTGGCGCTGTTCGACGAACAGTCCCGCTTCGTCGGGGCCATCGGCATCAGGGATGTGCTGAGCGCGGTGTTGAGAAGGTAG
- the choW gene encoding choline ABC transporter permease subunit: MDPISKFMVDHKIPIGAWGKSFFGFLTDNFDTIFRAFSNGLNFILDGLVDLLLLVPPVLLALVIAVIAWLLQRSRPLAIGVFLGLIFIINQNLWKQTVQTLVLVVAAAAMAMAIGVPLGIWAAHKPKVYRIMLPVLDLMQTLPTFVYLIPVLTLFGLGNAPGLIVTIIFVIPTAVRLTHLGVVSVPKSIIEAGEAFGATKSQLLWKVELPSALPTIMAGLTQSIMLSLSMVVFAALIGAGGLGTEINRALGSRRIDLGLEAGLAIVVLAIVLDRMTRIGVGGKK, encoded by the coding sequence ATGGATCCGATTTCCAAATTCATGGTCGATCACAAGATCCCGATCGGCGCCTGGGGAAAGTCCTTTTTCGGTTTCCTGACCGACAATTTCGACACCATTTTCAGGGCCTTCTCCAACGGCCTGAATTTCATCCTCGACGGGCTGGTCGACCTCCTGTTGTTGGTGCCGCCGGTGCTGCTGGCGCTGGTCATCGCTGTTATCGCCTGGCTGCTGCAGCGCTCGCGGCCGCTCGCCATCGGCGTCTTTCTCGGCCTGATCTTCATCATCAACCAGAACCTGTGGAAGCAGACCGTGCAGACGCTGGTGCTGGTCGTCGCCGCCGCCGCCATGGCCATGGCCATCGGCGTGCCGCTCGGCATCTGGGCGGCGCACAAGCCGAAGGTCTACCGCATCATGCTGCCGGTGCTCGATCTGATGCAGACGCTGCCGACCTTCGTCTACCTGATCCCGGTCTTGACCCTGTTCGGCCTCGGCAACGCGCCCGGCCTCATCGTCACCATCATCTTCGTCATCCCGACCGCGGTCAGGCTCACCCATCTCGGCGTCGTCTCGGTGCCGAAGTCGATCATCGAGGCCGGCGAGGCGTTCGGCGCCACCAAGAGCCAGCTGTTGTGGAAGGTGGAGCTGCCATCGGCGCTGCCCACCATCATGGCGGGTCTGACGCAATCGATCATGCTGTCGCTGTCGATGGTGGTGTTCGCGGCCCTCATCGGCGCCGGTGGGCTGGGCACCGAGATCAACCGCGCGCTCGGCTCGCGCCGCATCGATCTCGGGCTTGAGGCGGGCCTCGCCATCGTCGTGCTGGCCATCGTGCTCGACCGAATGACCCGCATTGGCGTTGGAGGCAAGAAATGA
- a CDS encoding thymidine kinase: MAKLYFNYATMNAGKTTMLLQASYNYRERGMTTMLFVAGHYRKGDSGLISSRIGLETEAEMFRDGDDLFARVAEHHDHTTVHCVFVDEAQFLEEEQVWQLARIADRLNIPVMCYGLRTDFQGKLFSGSRALLAIADDLREVRTICRCGRKATMVVRLGADGKVARQGEQVAIGKDVYVSLCRRHWEEEMGRAAPDDFIGFMKS; the protein is encoded by the coding sequence ATGGCCAAGCTCTACTTCAACTACGCAACGATGAATGCCGGCAAGACGACGATGCTCTTGCAGGCCTCGTATAATTATCGCGAGCGCGGCATGACGACGATGCTGTTCGTCGCCGGCCACTACCGCAAGGGCGACAGCGGCCTGATCTCGTCGCGCATCGGACTGGAGACCGAGGCGGAGATGTTCCGCGACGGCGACGATTTGTTCGCCCGCGTCGCCGAACATCACGACCATACGACGGTGCATTGCGTCTTCGTCGACGAGGCGCAGTTCCTCGAGGAGGAGCAGGTCTGGCAATTGGCCCGCATCGCCGACCGGCTGAACATCCCGGTCATGTGCTACGGCCTGCGCACCGATTTCCAGGGCAAGCTGTTTTCCGGCTCGCGCGCGCTGCTGGCGATCGCCGACGATCTGCGCGAGGTGCGCACCATCTGCCGCTGCGGCCGCAAGGCGACGATGGTCGTGCGCCTCGGCGCCGATGGCAAGGTGGCCCGCCAGGGCGAACAGGTGGCGATCGGCAAGGATGTCTATGTTTCGCTCTGCCGCCGTCACTGGGAAGAAGAAATGGGCCGCGCCGCGCCCGACGATTTCATCGGCTTCATGAAATCCTGA
- a CDS encoding ATP-binding protein: MKRLLPQTLPAWVLLIVIAGLLISQVATLYIVSRDRAVANDVVDLYRLNDRAFSLVQLMSGATPEERKATAAGLFNSTYALTVSDTPAVTSSIAGDDELAELEDILVGRLSKFGVTDARVRRDPATREADDASTVSGPDIGQVERDLLVLAANFAQSDKLTASLRFADGQWLNFTEPITPVGPILSFDSLPLYSLIAGLVVIMSIWSLRRLTAPYRMMETAVNRIGKDLKSPPITESGSREVRAAARAINAMQTRLREYVEDREHLAAALAHDLRTPMTRMRLRLELLRKSAVREALAHDLADVESIASSVIDFATFEVNEEKAERIDFWSFVESIADPYPEVSFDNDDTRSRGLICMARPVALRRCVTNLVQNAVTYGKKAHLSLHRSDGTITLTIRDEGPGIPQAQIDAVFGSFVRLEQSRNRQTGGLGLGLTIARNIARAAGGEIRLSNHPDGGLLTELRLPLAA; this comes from the coding sequence ATGAAACGTCTCCTGCCGCAGACCTTGCCTGCCTGGGTGCTGCTGATCGTCATTGCCGGCCTTCTGATCAGCCAGGTCGCGACCCTCTATATCGTGTCGCGCGACCGCGCCGTCGCCAACGACGTGGTCGACCTCTACCGGCTCAACGACCGCGCCTTCTCTTTGGTGCAGCTGATGAGCGGCGCCACGCCGGAAGAGCGCAAGGCAACCGCGGCGGGCCTGTTCAACTCGACCTACGCGCTTACCGTCTCGGACACGCCCGCCGTCACCTCCTCGATCGCCGGCGACGACGAACTGGCCGAACTCGAGGATATCCTCGTTGGCCGGCTGTCGAAGTTCGGCGTCACCGACGCGCGCGTGCGGCGCGATCCGGCGACGCGCGAGGCCGACGACGCCAGCACCGTATCCGGCCCCGACATCGGCCAGGTCGAGCGCGACCTCCTGGTGCTCGCCGCCAATTTCGCCCAGAGCGACAAGCTGACGGCTTCCTTGCGCTTCGCCGACGGCCAGTGGCTGAACTTCACCGAGCCGATTACGCCGGTCGGCCCGATCCTGAGCTTCGACAGCCTGCCGCTCTATTCGCTGATCGCCGGCCTGGTGGTGATCATGTCGATCTGGTCGCTGCGCCGGCTGACCGCGCCCTACCGGATGATGGAAACCGCCGTGAACCGGATCGGCAAGGATTTGAAGAGCCCGCCGATCACCGAATCGGGCAGCCGCGAGGTGCGGGCCGCCGCCAGGGCGATCAACGCCATGCAGACGAGGTTGCGCGAATATGTCGAGGACCGCGAACATCTTGCCGCAGCACTTGCGCATGATTTGCGCACGCCGATGACGCGCATGCGGCTGCGGCTCGAACTGTTGCGCAAATCGGCGGTCCGCGAGGCGCTGGCGCACGATCTCGCCGATGTCGAGAGCATCGCCAGCTCGGTGATCGACTTCGCCACTTTCGAGGTGAACGAGGAGAAAGCCGAGCGCATCGACTTCTGGTCGTTCGTGGAATCGATCGCCGACCCCTATCCGGAGGTCTCGTTCGACAATGACGACACCCGTTCGCGCGGCCTGATCTGCATGGCGCGGCCGGTGGCGCTCAGGCGCTGCGTCACCAATCTGGTGCAGAACGCCGTCACTTACGGCAAGAAGGCGCATCTGAGCCTGCACCGCTCGGACGGTACGATCACGCTCACCATCCGCGACGAAGGACCCGGCATACCGCAGGCCCAGATCGATGCCGTGTTCGGCTCCTTCGTGCGCCTCGAACAGTCCCGCAACCGCCAGACCGGCGGCCTCGGCCTGGGACTCACCATCGCCCGCAACATCGCGCGCGCCGCCGGCGGCGAGATCCGCCTGTCCAACCATCCCGACGGCGGGCTGCTGACCGAGCTGCGCCTACCGCTGGCGGCCTGA
- a CDS encoding AAA family ATPase, whose product MDTGLTTIPEAAIEKHRATAQSFITRIVVLEDPSRESGTALAGTNRRFVSTVSVGSVRRTREVELSKTVGAVHPDDQLLTIPQHTLLFRARRGTAIALAVSDVFAEGSDLESLQAKNTRAPLEGDEASAFKKLLSASAYISAFSLASYLFQLIDSDGEAPNDIPEPDFLFDTPQDAVKSILAGLDKAIAGSKDDADLATRARAFARVAIDGLLARKGRFDGIGPFENAHIRIDADDFTLDGFDVAPGKRSKPLVMTFKKPEEVVGNHIAKYQSVKLAKMLMAYDFERELNPFVELGGFLFTFIGDGAPGTGKTTLIQMIAGLVNGYCQVAGYPFAYENFGVDQISSYQGKSGQNCRQFINNVLNPRAIGFGTIDDIDQVAARRSDDRASAGQQEITGVLMDAFAGAGTVVRGNCSFGMFSNYPENVDDALRQRAGARWLVDGPQTRDDYIDIFVLLAGKNHEIPLGRHELYAAQEIQRAVEEAYEEHEKPQEDGLMKVYERYMKENGAPKTMADIGTYLHLIKDAEPRFTGRAIKNVTDAIKMRAMDIELPDDWFEKPEAFMHKTYDEKKAMIEELRGPFSMDMVMQEINRYADSEFRYSDKSDDAAVEKLLRDARLRERAAREMEEMKKKGNWNA is encoded by the coding sequence ATGGACACCGGCCTGACCACCATCCCGGAAGCGGCGATCGAGAAGCACCGCGCCACCGCGCAGAGCTTCATCACCCGCATCGTCGTGCTGGAGGACCCGTCGCGCGAATCCGGCACGGCACTGGCCGGCACCAACCGCCGCTTCGTCTCCACCGTCTCGGTCGGCTCGGTGCGCCGCACCCGCGAGGTCGAGCTGTCGAAGACCGTCGGCGCCGTCCATCCCGACGACCAGTTGCTGACCATCCCGCAACACACGCTTCTGTTTCGCGCCCGGCGCGGCACGGCGATTGCGCTCGCCGTATCGGATGTCTTCGCCGAAGGCTCCGACCTCGAAAGCCTGCAGGCGAAAAACACCCGCGCGCCGCTCGAGGGCGACGAGGCCTCGGCCTTCAAGAAGCTCCTGTCGGCTTCGGCCTACATCTCGGCTTTCAGCCTCGCCTCCTATCTGTTCCAGCTGATCGACAGCGATGGCGAGGCGCCCAACGACATCCCCGAACCCGACTTCCTTTTCGACACACCGCAGGATGCGGTGAAGTCGATCCTCGCCGGCCTCGACAAGGCGATAGCGGGCTCGAAGGACGATGCCGATCTGGCGACCAGGGCACGCGCCTTCGCCCGCGTCGCCATTGACGGGCTGCTGGCCCGGAAAGGCCGCTTCGACGGCATCGGCCCGTTCGAGAACGCCCATATCCGCATCGATGCCGATGACTTCACCCTCGACGGCTTCGACGTCGCCCCCGGCAAGCGCTCCAAACCGCTGGTGATGACTTTCAAGAAGCCGGAAGAGGTCGTCGGCAACCACATCGCCAAATACCAGTCGGTCAAGCTCGCCAAGATGCTGATGGCCTATGATTTCGAGCGCGAGCTGAACCCGTTCGTCGAACTCGGCGGCTTCCTGTTCACCTTCATCGGCGACGGCGCTCCCGGCACCGGCAAGACGACTTTGATCCAGATGATCGCCGGCCTGGTCAACGGCTATTGCCAGGTCGCCGGCTATCCCTTCGCCTATGAGAATTTCGGCGTCGACCAGATCTCGTCCTATCAGGGCAAGTCGGGCCAGAACTGCCGCCAGTTCATCAACAATGTGCTCAACCCGCGCGCTATCGGCTTCGGCACGATCGACGATATCGACCAGGTGGCGGCACGCCGCTCCGACGACCGCGCCTCGGCCGGCCAGCAGGAGATCACCGGCGTCCTCATGGACGCCTTCGCCGGCGCCGGCACCGTGGTGCGCGGCAACTGCTCTTTCGGAATGTTCTCCAACTATCCCGAGAATGTCGACGACGCGCTGCGCCAGCGCGCCGGCGCCCGCTGGCTGGTCGACGGCCCGCAGACCCGCGACGACTATATCGACATCTTCGTGCTGCTCGCCGGCAAGAACCACGAGATCCCTCTGGGCAGGCACGAGCTCTATGCCGCGCAGGAAATCCAGCGCGCCGTCGAGGAGGCCTATGAGGAGCACGAAAAGCCGCAGGAGGACGGCCTGATGAAGGTCTACGAGCGCTATATGAAGGAGAATGGCGCGCCCAAGACCATGGCCGATATCGGCACCTACCTGCACCTGATCAAGGATGCCGAGCCGCGCTTCACCGGCCGCGCCATCAAGAACGTCACCGACGCCATCAAGATGCGCGCCATGGACATCGAGCTTCCCGACGACTGGTTCGAGAAGCCGGAAGCCTTCATGCACAAAACCTATGACGAAAAGAAAGCCATGATCGAGGAACTGCGCGGTCCGTTCTCGATGGACATGGTCATGCAGGAGATCAACCGCTACGCCGATTCCGAGTTCCGCTATTCCGACAAGTCCGACGATGCCGCCGTGGAAAAGCTGCTGCGCGACGCGCGGCTGCGCGAGAGGGCGGCGCGCGAGATGGAGGAGATGAAGAAGAAGGGCAATTGGAATGCGTGA